The Deltaproteobacteria bacterium genome includes a window with the following:
- a CDS encoding IS6 family transposase, which yields MRCWICSSRRNAQTAKKLIVKLLTKHGFAPSRVVTDRLRSYPAAFRAIGLTAEHDRGLRANNRAENSHQLIRCRERKLQRFKSPGSAQTFPRHPCRHIQRIHPSTSSAAPTAFQGASRRFIPHLVRSIRRCMTPVARYIHRN from the coding sequence GTGAGGTGCTGGATTTGCTCATCCAGACGGAATGCACAAACCGCAAAGAAACTCATTGTTAAATTGCTTACGAAGCACGGCTTTGCGCCGAGCCGGGTTGTGACCGACCGACTGCGATCCTATCCGGCAGCGTTCCGCGCGATCGGGCTCACGGCTGAGCACGATCGGGGCTTGCGAGCAAACAACAGGGCGGAGAACTCGCATCAGCTGATACGATGCCGAGAACGAAAACTGCAGCGATTCAAATCACCCGGCTCAGCCCAAACGTTTCCTCGCCATCCATGCCGCCACATTCAACGCATTCACCCATCAACGTCATCTGCTGCGCCGACCGCATTTCAAGGAGCTTCGCGCCGGTTCATTCCGCACTTGGTTAGAAGCATCCGCCGATGCATGACGCCTGTTGCCCGCTACATTCACCGCAACTGA
- a CDS encoding DUF4149 domain-containing protein yields MIEFAALILVSTLFILVSTLFGGMMLYSFGFAPIIFHALPSEDAGHFIRAAFPWYYLFVIVTGGLSGAILLLSDSWSAALAFAISAVAIYARQVLMPRINAARDEQLQGNTEAKGRFGRLHGLSVVLNFIQLIAAGYVLFRFL; encoded by the coding sequence ATGATTGAGTTTGCCGCCTTGATTTTGGTTTCGACACTTTTCATTTTGGTTTCGACACTTTTCGGGGGAATGATGTTGTATTCCTTCGGTTTCGCGCCAATTATATTTCACGCCCTACCGAGCGAGGATGCGGGCCATTTCATCCGAGCCGCATTTCCCTGGTACTATTTGTTCGTTATCGTCACCGGTGGCTTGAGCGGTGCAATTCTGTTGCTGTCGGATTCTTGGTCGGCAGCGCTGGCTTTTGCTATCTCCGCTGTCGCTATTTATGCGCGTCAGGTGCTGATGCCCCGGATAAATGCTGCGCGCGACGAGCAGTTACAGGGGAATACTGAAGCGAAAGGACGCTTCGGCCGTCTTCATGGGCTCTCGGTTGTCCTTAATTTTATCCAGCTTATTGCCGCGGGATACGTCCTTTTTCGGTTCCTGTGA
- a CDS encoding transposase family protein, whose protein sequence is MAGTISMGARREVLSAVAERYRSAGRVEKGRILDELCRTVGWHRKHAIRALRERGAAKRCAPRKRKYGATVTDAVVVLWEASDRFCGKRLVVMIPKLLPALERHGRLKLGATDRAHVLAISAATIDRQLIDIKIAAAGGRRRRVGFYSAIRREVPIRTFSDWKEPMPGFCEVDMVAHGGTSVAGSFIQTLTMVDVATGWTECLPLVTRDGSLVVEAIKRAQSLFPWLLRGVDFDNDSAFMNEVVVPWCRKQNLEVTRSRAYKKNDQAFVEQKNGAVVRRLTGYGRFDGVETARVMARLYAAARLYVNFFQPSFKLKEKRREGAKVIKRYHSPSTPYERALEHPKVAKAVKKRLRDQYRTLDPVALLTEIRAAQQDLGNRVDRRAGKTAVSFALSASDATVFVKVLGKAVEVGEPRGTHQRRKGATRSGFACLPSLILT, encoded by the coding sequence ATGGCGGGAACGATCAGCATGGGCGCGCGGCGCGAGGTATTGTCGGCGGTGGCAGAGCGCTACCGGTCGGCGGGGCGGGTGGAGAAGGGACGCATCTTGGACGAGCTGTGCCGGACGGTGGGCTGGCATCGCAAGCACGCGATCCGTGCTCTTCGAGAACGTGGCGCGGCGAAGCGATGCGCCCCTCGCAAGCGCAAATACGGCGCAACAGTCACCGATGCAGTAGTGGTGCTGTGGGAGGCTTCGGATCGTTTTTGCGGCAAGCGACTCGTCGTGATGATCCCGAAGCTGCTGCCGGCTCTTGAGCGGCACGGTCGCCTGAAGCTCGGCGCGACGGACCGCGCACATGTGCTTGCCATCAGTGCCGCTACCATAGACAGGCAGCTCATCGACATAAAGATCGCAGCTGCAGGCGGCCGCCGTCGTCGTGTCGGGTTCTACTCGGCGATCAGGCGGGAGGTTCCGATCCGCACGTTCAGCGACTGGAAGGAACCGATGCCTGGCTTTTGCGAGGTCGACATGGTGGCGCACGGCGGCACGTCAGTCGCAGGCTCGTTCATCCAGACGCTGACGATGGTGGACGTGGCGACGGGGTGGACGGAATGTCTGCCGCTGGTGACGCGCGATGGCAGTCTTGTCGTCGAGGCTATCAAGCGTGCACAGAGCTTATTCCCATGGCTATTGCGCGGCGTGGATTTCGACAACGACAGCGCGTTCATGAATGAGGTCGTCGTGCCGTGGTGCCGGAAGCAGAACCTGGAGGTGACGCGCTCGCGTGCCTACAAGAAGAACGACCAGGCGTTCGTCGAGCAAAAGAACGGCGCGGTTGTCCGCCGACTGACGGGTTACGGCCGCTTTGACGGCGTCGAGACGGCGCGTGTGATGGCCCGGCTTTATGCGGCGGCCCGACTCTACGTCAACTTCTTCCAGCCGTCGTTCAAGCTGAAGGAGAAGCGGCGGGAAGGCGCCAAGGTGATAAAGCGCTACCATAGTCCATCGACGCCCTATGAGCGAGCCTTGGAGCATCCGAAGGTCGCTAAAGCCGTCAAGAAGCGTCTGCGCGATCAGTATCGGACACTCGATCCCGTGGCACTGCTGACCGAGATACGGGCGGCTCAGCAGGATCTTGGCAATCGTGTCGATCGACGTGCCGGCAAGACAGCAGTGTCGTTTGCACTATCAGCATCGGATGCAACCGTTTTTGTAAAGGTGCTCGGTAAAGCAGTCGAGGTCGGCGAGCCGCGTGGAACGCACCAGCGGCGCAAGGGCGCTACAAGAAGCGGGTTCGCATGCCTTCCAAGCTTGATCCTTACCTGA